The genomic DNA TGAAACTCTTTATTATTAGTCAAACCATAAAATGCACCAAAGCATATGCCAATTTCGCTTTCTGCTTTATTCCAAGTAACTTGCAAGGGACTTCCTTTAGATGTTCTCTTCTCTCCATCTACCTTAAAAAGTTCTATGATTACTATTGTTTGTACTCTACTTGCATCTGGTTTAATAGTAAATTTCACCTCGCCTTTTTCATTGATAGCCTCTTCTACACCTAGTTCTGAAAAATTAAAAAAATGTGAGAGATTTTTGGTAAAATTTGCACTCGTTTCTTTTTCCCATTTTTCGTCTTTATAAGCTAAATAAGAAACCTTTCCTTGCTCAACGCTAACTTTTAATTCAAAATCTTTTAATAAAGTACGTAGTTTTTCATCCTCTTTTAAAAAGCTTAAATTAAATTCCTTCTGAGTTTCTCCAGTTAACGTCTTTTTGTCAACACTCATAACCAAGTCTCCATAAGCCTGAGGAATTGGCTCTTTACTACATCCTTCATCACAAGCGGCAACACTAATGATAAAAAGCATGATCACAATGCTACTCGTGTTGAATTTTCCTTTTATCTTTTTTACTAATGACATGATAATTAGATTTAGTGGGATTAAAAAAGCTATAATTGATACTTTAAGGATAATATTTTATATAACGCCTTAGAGTCTAGTTCGTGATAACGTTATTTTGAAAAAAATATTTACGCAAAAGTAAAAAAAAATGTTTCACATTTAATGAGAATAGAATAAAAGTTTTATTAAGTAATAATTACACCTTCTGTTTTTGTGTCTGTTTTGGTATAAACGGAAGTATTGTGGTGCCTGTTTTTATAGCCTGCATATAATAATATAATAATTATTACTTTATTTCCATCTATGTCTGCTTTTTAAAGGTATAGGCATAGCCTTATGTATTGATGCTTCAGAGCAAAATTACCCAGCTCTTACTTTCTTGAGATTAAACTTTTTTACTCTACAGCTACTGTCACAGTCCTATATTTTTTAGCTATAACTTTTTAATTTTTTAAAATCTAATTTGCTCGTTGTAATTTAGTTTCAATATTCTCATTCACATTTGCTATAACTATAGATAGAATTTTAAGGATAGTTCCCCCGCACAAGCCTCTTTGCATAAATAACTTAGAAACTTAGTGTGGATGTGCTAGCACTTCTTTGTAATTAGCCGCAGAAGATAACAATGACCTCCACTACCTATATTAATACTATTTTTTCTTCTATTCCTCTGTATATTAGTACTTATAGTAAGCCTTGCTTGGTAATTGGCTGAACATCAGTAACGGCAATAGAAGGAGGGAATTGATAATTATGAGGGTTATAGAAATGAGCTGCCTATTAAAAGGGTTTATATTATGGCAGTAACTTGTTTGAATGGATCTAGCCTCATATTGTCTTTATTAGCAGAAATCAAAGTGCTAATCCCAGGCAGTATATTATTACTTGCTAAATAGTGTGTGCTTAAATTTTAGGAATAGTTATCAGTTTTACTTTTGATAGCTTCCACAATAACGTAGATACATGTTATTCTTTTACTATTAAGCATAACAATACTATATAGAGCCAGCTTCACCTCACAGTGGTTTATTAAAATAGATTTGTTCTTATGTATATTTACTGAATCGTCTCCACTTATGAAATTATATACATTTCTTATTGATGTTTATTATGGATAATTAGTGTTATATAAATAAACTAATGCTAGATTATTTTGTATAATACATACACATAGTTATCTTTGTAAGATTCAAATACTTCTTAAAGATGTCAAAAGTTTGTGATATTACTGGGAAACGTCCACGTGTAGGTAACAAGGTTTCCCACGCCAATAATAAAACTAAAAGAAGGTTTTACCCTAACCTTCAGTTTAAAAAGTTCTATGTACCTGAGACTAACAGCTGGATTGTGTTACGTGTTTCTACCTCTGTTATTCGGACGATCAATAAAAAAGGTATTTTAGAAGTGATCAAAGAAGCTCAAAGAAAAGGGACAATCAGTCAACTAATAGTAGGGTAATAATTTAAGAACAGCGAAAAAGGATGCTAAAAAGTTATGGCAAAACAAAAGGGAAATAGAATACAAGTAATTCTAGAATGCACAGAACACAGAAAAAGTGGTATGCCTGGCATATCTAGATATTCTACTGAAAAAAATAGAAAAAATACATCTGATAGGTTAGTGCTTAAAAAATATAACCCTATCCTTAAAAAATACACTTTACATAAAGAAATTAAATAACTATTATGGCTAAAAAAGTAGTAGCAACTCTTCGTAAAGCAGGCAGTAGTAAAAACTTGGCTAAATTTATTACTTGTGTTAAATCACCTAAGACCAAGGCATATACATTTAAAGAAGAAATTGTAACATTAGACCAAGCGAAAGATTTGCTTGAAGGAAATAAGATTTCATAATCTACTTATATCTTTTTAATTCGCTTCATAAATTGGCTACAAAATGCCTGAATAAGGTTTTTTGTAGCCTTATTTTATATATACTTATCCTCTTAGCTTTATATAAGCATACATATATTTAAAGACTAAGCCTTATGAGGTTAGTTGTAATATTTATAGGTTAACCATTTGTAGAAATTATAACATTTAAATTATTCTTTTAAGTACCTAAAAATAAAGTAATCATACTATATCTATTTAAATATAAAAAACTACATTTATAGGTACTATTTATTAACCTATTAAACTAACTATACTTGATGGGTATTTTTAATTTCTTTTCTAAGAAAAGCAAAGAGAAACTTGATAAAGCTTTAACGCCAACCAAAACCTCATTTTGGAATAATTTTAATAAGGTACTTGTAGGAAAGTCAACTGTAGATGATGAAATATTAGACAGATTAGAGGAGCTATTGCTTACTGCCGATATAGGGATAGATACCACCTTAAAAATTATAGATCTTTTGGAAATGCGTGTAGCGCGCGATAAATATTTAAATGTTGCTGAATTAGAAAGCATTCTTCGTGAAGAAATAGAGTCCTTAATTACCATACTCAATCAGGCAGAACAAAATACTGCTTTGCCGCACATAATTTTGATAGTAGGCATCAATGGAGTAGGTAAAACAACTACCATTGGTAAATTAGCAGCACTTTACAAACAAGCGGGTAAAAAGGTTATTTTGGGTGCTGCAGATACTTTTAGAGCTGCTGCCATAGAACAGCTCAAAATGTGGGGCGAGCGTGTAGGCGTTCCAGTAGTTGCACATTCTATGCATACCGATCCTTCTGCTGTAGCGTACGACACAGTACAAAAAGCTATACAAGAACAGGCAGATGTAGCTATTATTGATACAGCCGGCAGGTTACATACAAAAGTAAATTTAATGAATGAGTTGTCTAAAATAAGGCGTACTATAGAAAAACTAATGCCTGCAGCGCCACATGAGATATTATTAGTATTAGATGCTACAACAGGGCAAAATGCATTTATACAAACAAAAGCATTTACAGAAGCTACTGCTGTAAATGGTCTAGTAGTTACTAAACTAGATGGTACAGCCAAAGGAGGTGTAGTAATTGGTATTATTGATCAGTTTCATGTTCCAGTAAAGTATATAGGAGTAGGGGAGCAAATAGACGATTTACAGTTGTTTGATGAGAAAGAATTTGTAGAAACGCTGTTTAAACAGTAAGGTAAAAATTTAAATATGCACTATTAATTGTCAATTGAATTTAATAGAGCGGCTGCGAAAAGAAGACTCCCGGAAAAAGTGAAGGTATATTATATATAATTAAAGGAAACC from Candidatus Amoebophilus asiaticus 5a2 includes the following:
- the rpmB gene encoding 50S ribosomal protein L28, which encodes MSKVCDITGKRPRVGNKVSHANNKTKRRFYPNLQFKKFYVPETNSWIVLRVSTSVIRTINKKGILEVIKEAQRKGTISQLIVG
- the rpmG gene encoding 50S ribosomal protein L33, translated to MAKQKGNRIQVILECTEHRKSGMPGISRYSTEKNRKNTSDRLVLKKYNPILKKYTLHKEIK
- a CDS encoding DUF4295 domain-containing protein; the protein is MAKKVVATLRKAGSSKNLAKFITCVKSPKTKAYTFKEEIVTLDQAKDLLEGNKIS
- the ftsY gene encoding signal recognition particle-docking protein FtsY; translation: MGIFNFFSKKSKEKLDKALTPTKTSFWNNFNKVLVGKSTVDDEILDRLEELLLTADIGIDTTLKIIDLLEMRVARDKYLNVAELESILREEIESLITILNQAEQNTALPHIILIVGINGVGKTTTIGKLAALYKQAGKKVILGAADTFRAAAIEQLKMWGERVGVPVVAHSMHTDPSAVAYDTVQKAIQEQADVAIIDTAGRLHTKVNLMNELSKIRRTIEKLMPAAPHEILLVLDATTGQNAFIQTKAFTEATAVNGLVVTKLDGTAKGGVVIGIIDQFHVPVKYIGVGEQIDDLQLFDEKEFVETLFKQ